In Litorimonas taeanensis, one DNA window encodes the following:
- a CDS encoding MerR family transcriptional regulator produces the protein MEVATHKHRVESWGIRQFSEMFDVTARTIRFYEDKGLLSPEREAGVRVFSPADRARFERIMRAKRLGFSLDDIKTVLDVTKGNVADRGALTRRRANFQAVIESLEKRREDIELMNKDMRDIVAIIDEHLETAEEEPSVESLAAKYEAAFKKSLAHSDEGQGYSFDYQADDFAPSNPEISK, from the coding sequence ATGGAAGTCGCCACACATAAACATCGAGTCGAAAGTTGGGGTATTCGCCAATTTTCAGAGATGTTTGACGTGACGGCTCGGACAATCCGTTTTTACGAAGATAAGGGTCTGTTGAGCCCTGAGCGTGAGGCGGGTGTTCGTGTCTTTAGCCCCGCAGATCGTGCGCGATTTGAGCGTATTATGCGGGCGAAGCGATTAGGCTTTTCACTCGATGATATTAAAACGGTGTTAGATGTAACCAAAGGAAATGTCGCGGATAGGGGGGCTTTGACCCGTCGGCGCGCTAATTTTCAAGCGGTTATTGAAAGCCTCGAAAAGCGCCGCGAAGATATTGAGCTTATGAATAAAGATATGCGCGATATTGTGGCGATTATTGATGAACATCTTGAAACAGCCGAAGAAGAGCCAAGCGTAGAAAGTTTGGCCGCCAAATATGAGGCCGCCTTTAAAAAGAGCCTTGCCCATTCGGATGAGGGTCAAGGCTACAGCTTTGACTACCAAGCCGACGATTTTGCACCTTCCAACCCCGAAATTTCCAAATAA
- a CDS encoding SEL1-like repeat protein — protein sequence MSQSRKTSSAKTKPASAAESKALPQESPATQAPLTEPRNKAAAKKTTLKKTGPKKSAPSKRPTLTEMQKSLASLETRMKRADTLTRKSVKTLEEVVANLDARTKKESASQKSALSRRVGRLSEEMEQSLATTQAEIKATLASALSHPNPEAVQTALNSATTRLNNSERHQALAIAKINRHLANLAKAVEDRILKDQVAASEALRLVEKRLSERLETIEADTTEAFGMIGDKVASLSEEITKRNSREDDFISDIISARISDATAKSEAEFKNNTQSLEMRINRLEAAGKEAATNLARTKAQIQDQIHAQAEQFANTAASDLPEIHLSDEIAALSQQIDTLQSRLDTMDANFEALQTQSEIMGQDLMQTKQSVETIESRPAPTQPEPVGTVAGTAYAPNNPSNIVNFTPQTPPAPAPQPIPAAPYPHSSAAPMAAGRSLVAATFADEVNEYVLTETIDAPIEAQPQTGPVEFDPAAYQPQAPQALYAPQAPAQPAFLQEPETAYSNPLPHNNGVVTPPPFLSGNEAAHFAPSPYGDVAQTDAPLNYNDVENLPAGDPMLPYADPAYGEERMDEVRIGATPTKRARKAKKEKSGSLLSSELLPALTGRNVRVAAMATGVTLIGLFAAKTILFGNNDPLSKTVTTEQPLQNPTLGGSLTQDLGQTNTHQTIDSSLAENAAPTIGVYAENQAPRISAAEAGSLQEAAAKGDAIAQFQLGLSQLEQNNIEAGVKNIRLASQTLPAAQYRLAKIYEAGEGVEKNTELAKDLTERAARAGNRIAMHDLAIYYAYGNGGVEVDMTTAAGWFEKAAERGVVDSQFNLAILYENGQGVKPNVADAYFWYSIAASQGDQAAKARLQALDASVPPAELEAAKIRVQNFEPVKINQAANGIFKNLPWNKAEKDRQAAAKVAELKQVQTLLSNMGFEVGAPDGIMGSKTRQAITRFEQANGMEVTGQVSPTLIDKLSIAAGA from the coding sequence ATGAGCCAGTCGCGTAAAACATCCTCAGCGAAAACCAAACCGGCAAGTGCAGCCGAGAGCAAAGCCCTGCCCCAAGAAAGCCCTGCTACTCAAGCGCCTCTAACTGAACCGCGCAACAAGGCGGCCGCTAAAAAAACAACTCTTAAGAAAACGGGCCCTAAGAAGTCTGCGCCGAGCAAGCGTCCGACCCTGACGGAAATGCAAAAGTCGCTCGCCTCGCTTGAAACGCGGATGAAGCGGGCAGATACTCTTACTCGCAAAAGCGTAAAAACGCTTGAAGAGGTCGTCGCCAATCTGGACGCACGTACAAAAAAAGAGAGCGCCAGTCAAAAATCTGCACTCTCACGGCGTGTTGGCCGCTTATCAGAAGAAATGGAACAAAGCCTCGCCACGACGCAGGCCGAAATAAAAGCCACACTAGCATCAGCGTTGAGCCACCCTAACCCCGAAGCCGTACAAACTGCGCTGAATTCAGCAACAACGCGCTTGAATAATTCTGAACGTCATCAAGCCCTCGCCATTGCGAAAATCAACCGTCACTTAGCCAATTTGGCCAAAGCGGTTGAGGATAGAATTTTAAAGGATCAAGTTGCAGCCTCTGAAGCCCTGCGATTGGTTGAGAAACGTCTATCTGAACGCCTTGAAACAATAGAAGCTGACACAACTGAAGCTTTCGGCATGATTGGCGATAAAGTCGCTAGCCTGAGCGAAGAAATCACAAAACGTAATTCTCGTGAAGATGACTTTATTTCGGATATCATTTCCGCCAGAATTTCTGATGCCACGGCCAAGAGTGAAGCCGAGTTCAAGAACAATACACAGTCTCTTGAAATGCGGATCAACCGATTAGAAGCCGCCGGGAAAGAAGCTGCGACCAATTTGGCTCGCACTAAGGCACAAATACAAGATCAAATTCACGCGCAAGCCGAGCAATTTGCCAATACCGCCGCGTCTGACCTCCCTGAAATTCATCTATCTGATGAAATCGCGGCTCTCTCCCAGCAAATTGATACGCTTCAATCACGCCTTGATACAATGGATGCTAATTTTGAAGCGCTTCAAACCCAATCCGAAATCATGGGTCAGGATTTGATGCAAACAAAACAGAGCGTTGAAACGATTGAATCTCGCCCAGCGCCGACACAGCCGGAACCCGTAGGCACAGTAGCGGGCACAGCATATGCGCCAAACAACCCATCCAATATTGTAAACTTCACGCCGCAAACCCCGCCGGCCCCCGCGCCGCAGCCTATTCCTGCCGCGCCATACCCTCATTCAAGTGCAGCCCCTATGGCCGCAGGGCGCTCTCTTGTCGCGGCAACCTTTGCCGACGAAGTGAATGAATACGTTCTTACTGAAACAATTGACGCTCCAATTGAGGCGCAGCCGCAAACAGGCCCTGTGGAATTTGACCCTGCCGCCTATCAGCCTCAAGCGCCGCAGGCATTATATGCTCCGCAAGCACCAGCACAGCCGGCTTTCCTACAAGAACCAGAAACGGCCTATTCAAACCCACTGCCCCATAATAACGGCGTCGTTACGCCTCCGCCTTTTTTAAGCGGTAATGAGGCGGCTCATTTTGCACCCTCCCCTTATGGCGACGTTGCGCAAACAGACGCGCCTCTGAACTATAATGATGTAGAGAACCTACCGGCAGGCGACCCAATGCTGCCTTATGCTGACCCTGCTTATGGCGAAGAGCGTATGGATGAAGTGCGTATTGGCGCAACGCCTACCAAACGGGCACGCAAAGCCAAAAAAGAGAAATCTGGGTCGCTATTATCGTCTGAACTCTTACCCGCTTTAACGGGTCGTAATGTCCGCGTTGCGGCTATGGCAACAGGGGTCACGCTTATTGGTCTTTTTGCTGCGAAAACAATCTTATTTGGCAATAATGACCCGCTCTCAAAAACCGTCACAACGGAACAGCCTCTGCAGAACCCTACACTTGGAGGGTCTCTGACGCAGGATTTAGGTCAAACCAATACTCATCAAACCATAGATTCGTCACTGGCAGAAAATGCAGCGCCGACAATAGGCGTGTATGCGGAAAATCAAGCCCCCAGAATTTCAGCCGCTGAAGCAGGCAGCCTACAAGAAGCCGCCGCCAAGGGTGACGCTATCGCACAATTCCAATTAGGGCTTTCCCAATTAGAACAAAATAATATCGAGGCTGGCGTCAAAAACATCCGCCTTGCGTCGCAAACCTTACCCGCTGCGCAATATCGTCTGGCTAAAATATACGAGGCCGGCGAAGGCGTTGAGAAAAACACAGAACTGGCCAAAGATTTGACGGAGCGTGCTGCACGCGCCGGCAATCGCATCGCCATGCATGATCTTGCCATTTATTACGCTTATGGAAATGGCGGCGTAGAGGTCGACATGACAACTGCGGCAGGATGGTTTGAGAAAGCGGCAGAACGCGGCGTTGTAGATTCACAATTCAACCTCGCCATTTTATATGAAAACGGTCAAGGCGTGAAACCGAATGTGGCTGATGCCTATTTCTGGTATTCGATCGCCGCCTCTCAAGGCGACCAAGCCGCCAAAGCCCGTCTGCAGGCCCTAGACGCCTCTGTGCCCCCTGCTGAACTTGAGGCCGCGAAAATTCGTGTTCAAAACTTTGAGCCCGTCAAAATCAATCAAGCGGCGAATGGTATCTTTA